A single window of Acanthopagrus latus isolate v.2019 chromosome 1, fAcaLat1.1, whole genome shotgun sequence DNA harbors:
- the LOC119027810 gene encoding CDGSH iron-sulfur domain-containing protein 3, mitochondrial-like, with amino-acid sequence MNMLVNTLDHRWISLTLRQAWITAMAAPKVSLSTLPPEPVIPSKKPFKVELVGGKRYSWCTCGHSKKQPFCDGAHKTKAQGLMPLRFIPEKDCTVWLCGCKYTNSPPYCDGTHKQDFIVSAPLHEQTDS; translated from the exons ATGAACATGTTGGTGAACACTTTAGACCACAGGTGGATCAGTTTAACCTTGAGACAAGCTTGGATAACAGCTATGGCAGCTCCCAAG GTCAGTCTCTCCACACTTCCTCCAGAGCCTGTCATCCCCTCTAAAAAGCCTTTTAAAGTGGAACTAGTAGGTGGCAAGCGTTACTCTTGGTGCACCTGTGGCCACAGCAAGAAACAG CCTTTCTGTGATGGAGCCCACAAAACCAAAGCCCAAGGTCTGATGCCACTACGCTTCATCCCAGAGAAAGACTGCACCGTCTGGTTGTGTGGTTGCAAGTACACCAACAGCCCACCATACTGTGATGGCACGCACAAGCAGGACTTCATTGTATCTGCCCCACTACATGAGCAGACTGATTCTTAA
- the LOC119027803 gene encoding CDGSH iron-sulfur domain-containing protein 3, mitochondrial-like, which produces MNASLFLVAVRRGCMQTFRRPQLVPPAASSMVQFCLQSTKPVAAARLPYRVKVSAGKRYAWCACGHSKKQPFCDGAHKAKAPSIAPLRFTPEKDTTVMLCACKTTKNAPYCDGTHFKVIFQDIVKSVKGVFK; this is translated from the exons ATGAACGCGAGCCTCTTCCTGGTCGCTGTGCGGAGGGGATGTATGCAGACCTTCAGACGACCCCAGCTCGTCCCGCCTGCTGCCTCTTCGATG GTCCAGTTCTGCCTGCAGTCCACCAAGCCTGTCGCTGCTGCACGGCTGCCCTACAGAGTCAAGGTGTCTGCTGGGAAACGTTACGCCTGGTGTGCCTGTGGACACAGCAAGAAacag CCTTTCTGCGATGGAGCTCACAAGGCAAAAGCTCCAAGTATCGCTCCTCTACGCTTCACCCCTGAGAAAGACACGACGGTCATGCTGTGTGCCTGTAAGACAACCAAAAACGCACCGTACTGTGATGGCACACACTTTAAAGTCATCTTCCAGGATATAGTGAAGTCAGTGAAAGGCGTCTTTAAGTGA